In Thioalkalivibrio paradoxus ARh 1, the following are encoded in one genomic region:
- a CDS encoding class I SAM-dependent methyltransferase codes for MQVTEHVKRRDGASYHRAMEYCPRAREFEFRRPLELAAPGSGEIVVDFPSGGSYLCPHLDEIAPGAILRPVEHVSDYLEGDPTILYGNWDQLPFANGEVNVVLTLAALHHVIVGRGVFYRECHRVLAPGGRLIIGDVEDGTPAAAFLDRFVNRYSSQGHEARFLDRNVEIASIEQAGFRVVDYEVTPFHWSYPDTATAIRFCRDLFRLDLGDDDEIWRGLVDYLGIEQEQHGVRMNWQLAFVRADWEKV; via the coding sequence ATGCAGGTGACTGAGCATGTGAAGCGGCGGGATGGCGCCAGTTATCACCGGGCGATGGAATATTGCCCCCGGGCACGGGAGTTCGAGTTCCGGCGGCCGCTGGAACTCGCGGCACCCGGATCGGGCGAGATCGTCGTCGACTTTCCGAGTGGTGGTTCCTACCTGTGTCCGCATCTCGACGAGATTGCACCCGGGGCCATCCTTCGGCCGGTAGAGCATGTTTCCGATTACCTTGAGGGTGACCCCACCATTCTTTACGGAAACTGGGACCAACTTCCGTTCGCGAATGGAGAGGTGAACGTCGTGCTGACGCTAGCGGCGCTGCATCATGTGATCGTCGGGCGTGGTGTGTTTTACCGGGAGTGTCATCGAGTACTTGCGCCCGGTGGACGGCTGATCATCGGCGACGTGGAAGATGGGACTCCGGCAGCCGCGTTTCTCGATCGGTTCGTCAACCGATACAGTTCACAGGGGCACGAGGCGAGGTTCCTGGACCGCAACGTGGAAATCGCAAGCATCGAGCAGGCGGGGTTTCGGGTCGTGGACTACGAAGTGACCCCGTTCCACTGGTCGTATCCTGACACGGCAACCGCTATCCGGTTCTGCCGCGACCTGTTCCGGCTCGATCTGGGAGACGACGACGAGATCTGGCGAGGACTGGTTGATTATCTCGGGATCGAGCAAGAGCAGCACGGGGTGCGCATGAACTGGCAACTTGCATTCGTTCGTGCCGACTGGGAGAAGGTCTGA